A stretch of the Acyrthosiphon pisum isolate AL4f chromosome A2, pea_aphid_22Mar2018_4r6ur, whole genome shotgun sequence genome encodes the following:
- the LOC100159210 gene encoding uncharacterized protein LOC100159210, with translation MNRLHSVSVCVVVILALGVGRSKAFCGLRSGDSEERGNVDDFITCLKAKAIVTLDRMSRDDSLPLTGSVTLVHGDSTHRRQRSDQGPEVSELELQSKPDDALNNMLYDKAVRLLSGRVVKVGLPEVTPDQLRTALEEGRGKMKKTMGMMMTMGAMKAMMIIPLALGVLFLLAGKALIISKIALVLSLIITLKKLLSKSGGGGGGSEHMMHESHSSGWPSGGSSGGHGGGWDKRSASSEAAAAASQMLAYRSYIKP, from the exons ATGAATCGGTTACATTCGGTGTCGGTGTGCGTGGTGGTGATTTTGGCGTTGGGCGTTGGGCGGTCCAAAGCTTTCTGCGGGTTGCGATCCGGTGACAGCGAAGAAAGAGGCAACGTAGACGATTTCATCACGTGTCTAAAGGCAAAGGCGATCGTGACGCTGGACCGCATGTCTCGAGACGATTCGTTGCCCCTAACCGGATCAGTGACCCTGGTCCATGGGGACTCAACTCACCGCCGACAAAGGTCGGATCAGGGCCCAGAGGTTTCAGAACTTGAACTCCAGTCAAAACCGGACGACGCACTCAACAATATGCTCTACGACAAGGCGGTCAGACTTCTCAGTGGTCGAGTCGTCAAGGTCGGTCTGCCCGAAGTTACACCAGACCAGTTGAGAACAGCCCTGGAAGAAG GTCGTGGAAAAATGAAGAAAACCATGGGAATGATGATGACGATGGGTGCCATGAAGGCGATGATGATCATACCACTGGCTCTCGGCGTGCTGTTTCTTTTGGCCGGAAAGGCGTTGATAATCAGTAAAATAGCGCTGGTCCTGTCGCTGATCATCACGCTCAAGAAGCTCTTGTCCAAGTCTGGAGGCGGAGGCGGAGGCAGCGAGCACATGATGCACGAGTCCCACTCTTCCGGGTGGCCATCGGGCGGAAGTTCGGGAGGCCACGGGGGCGGCTGGGACAAGAGGTCTGCGTCGTCGgaggctgctgctgctgcaagTCAGATGTTGGCTTACAGATCGTACATCAagccataa
- the LOC103309211 gene encoding putative nuclease HARBI1, with translation MAFVAHILVLNELEQHQAIYALKVQRRRLRDIYNPFDLREYDFTKLFRISKNLALYIIDKLSNVQRLQRKRKNGLSLQLQVLVVIRFFAFGSFQRCVGQDYLGSISQPSVSRCITRVATSLYEVCLSDWVRFPQNDAERKAVEIRFRDLMGVPGIIGCIDGTQVAIATPFPLDNEEAYKNHHGYHSINCQLICDNQLRIMNVLCFPGTVHDQFIFSSSIIHTEMNRLHTQRIGKYFLLADSGYRAEPFILTGLVIYTLYLILIT, from the exons aTGGCTTTTGTGGCacatatattggttttaaatgaATTAGAACAACACCAAGCCATTTATGCATTAAAAGTCCAACGTCGAAGACTTAGAGACATATACAATCCGTTTGATTTACGTGAATacgattttacaaaattatttagaatctcAAAAAATTTGGCTTTATACATTATTGACAAGTTATCCAATGTACAACGACTGCAAAGAAAACGTAAAAATGGATTGTCATTACAACTGCaa gtATTAGTAGTAATTAGGTTTTTTGCTTTTGGATCTTTTCAAAGATGTGTCGGCCAAGATTACTTAGGTAGTATAAGTCAACCATCTGTTAGCCGTTGTATAACAAGGGTAGCTACATCCTTGTATGAAGTTTGTTTAAGTGATTGGGTCAGATTTCCACAAAATGATGCTGAGAGAAAAGCAGTGGAGataag atttAGAGATTTAATGGGGGTTCCGGGTATTATAGGGTGTATAGATGGAACACAAGTAGCTATTGCAACACCATTTCCTTTAGATAATGAAGAGGCATATAAGAATCATCATGGATATCATTCTATAAATTGTCAAttg atttgtgATAATCAATTGAGAATTATGAATGTCTTATGTTTTCCTGGCACTGTGCATGatcaatttattttcagttCTTCAATAATTCATACTGAAATGAATAGGTTGCACACACAAagaattggaaaatattttctacttg cGGATTCTGGATACCGTGCTGAACCCTTTATATTAACAGGACTTGtaatttacacattatatttaattttaattacctaa